GACTGGAAAAGACCTGTCGGCCGCTGAACGCTTTCAGGGTATCATTACGACCGCCTTCATCATACTGGGAATAAGGGGCCTTTCTTTCCTTCTTGGGTTCGTCAGCACCTATGTAACAGGGTATGCGGGGGCAAAGATCGTCCTTCTCATGAGAAGAGATGTGTTTTCCCATGTCGTCTCTCTTCCCTACTCTTTCTTCACAAAGATACCTTCTGGTGTTGTCACCACCAGGATCGTCAACGACACTCAGAACATCCAGGAGTTCTTCTCTTCCGTAGTCACAAGCGTGATAATGGATGTCCTTCTGCTCGGAGCGGTCGTTTTTTCACTCGTTCAGATCAGTAAAGAGCTCTTCGGTCACGTTTACTATCTTCTTCCAGTTATAGCCATCTCCATTCTGCTTTTCAGATACTTTGATAGAAAGGCTTACAGAAAGGTCAGAACCAACCTAGCTCGCCTTAACGCCTTTCTGGCGGAACACATAGCAGGCGTAAACGTCATAAAGATCCTGAATCTTGAGAGACATAAAGAAGAAGAATTCTCTCGCGTTTCAAAAGATTACTACAGATCCCTGATGGAGCAGCTCTACGTCTTTGGAATTTTCAGGCCTCTCATGGACTTTCTCTATTTTTCGGGAGTCAGTTTAGTCATATGGTACGGTGCCAGGTACATTGCAAGTCACACTCTAGGTTTTGGAGCCCTGTACGCTTTCGTCTCTTACCTTGACATGTTCTTCAGACCTCTCAGAGATCTTTCTGAAAAATACGATATAATTCAGAATTCCATGGCATCCTCCGAGAAGATCCTGAACATTCTAAAAGAGGAAAGGGAAACAGAGGGCAACCCAAAGGGTCCTAGTCAAATTTCGAGCGGGCAACTTCGTTTTGAGAATGTCTGGTTTTCGTACGACAGCGAGAACTGGGTTTTGAAGGATGTGGACCTGGAGTTTCATCCTGGAAAGCTCTACGCCATTGTTGGAGAAACCGGTGCGGGAAAATCCACTCTGATGAGTTTGATAAACGGGCTCTACATTCCTCAAAGGGGAAAGATTCTCATCGA
The sequence above is a segment of the Thermotoga sp. genome. Coding sequences within it:
- a CDS encoding ABC transporter ATP-binding protein; translated protein: MSPEKFLLRYARKYWHLFLVGTILSLALTVLEILPPRLMKSAIDTFLTGKDLSAAERFQGIITTAFIILGIRGLSFLLGFVSTYVTGYAGAKIVLLMRRDVFSHVVSLPYSFFTKIPSGVVTTRIVNDTQNIQEFFSSVVTSVIMDVLLLGAVVFSLVQISKELFGHVYYLLPVIAISILLFRYFDRKAYRKVRTNLARLNAFLAEHIAGVNVIKILNLERHKEEEFSRVSKDYYRSLMEQLYVFGIFRPLMDFLYFSGVSLVIWYGARYIASHTLGFGALYAFVSYLDMFFRPLRDLSEKYDIIQNSMASSEKILNILKEERETEGNPKGPSQISSGQLRFENVWFSYDSENWVLKDVDLEFHPGKLYAIVGETGAGKSTLMSLINGLYIPQRGKILIDGIPLLEYNLKVARKQIATVPQDVMLFSGTILDNIRLFDERISEREVLKALEKVHAMDIIEKLPGGIYYEIVEGGTTLSAGERQLIALARAVLFDAKIFILDEATSNVDVITEMKIQESLEELSRERTVIMIAHRLSTVRDADEIVVIHDGKVVERGNHSELLRRRGVYYKLYRIQFENV